One Azoarcus sp. DN11 DNA segment encodes these proteins:
- the dnaB gene encoding replicative DNA helicase: protein MATQKRRFENSGDPAISAIKLPPHSLEAEQSLIGGILLDNQAWERVADLASETDFYRDDHRRIFRHISKLLDLGKPADVVTVFESLEKNGESEQAGGLAYLAEIANGTPSAANIRRYAEIVRERAILRKLVSVGDEIAASALSATGRDAKTLLDEAEAKVFEIAESSARSTTGFVSIQPILKQVVDRVQELYDRDNPSEVTGVPTGLVDLDDKTSGLQPSDMIIVAGRPAMGKTTFALNIAEHVAIDCKLPVAIFSMEMPGTQLATRFISSVGRIDQGKIRTGRLGDEDWQRLTMAMGKLYDAPLFIDETPGLNPIDLRARARRLSRQCGKLGLIVIDYLQLMVGTKESDNRAAELSEISRSIKSLAKELHVPIVALSQLNRSLEQRPNKRPVMSDLRESGAIEQDADIIMFIYRDEVYNPDSPDKGTAELIIGKHRNGPTGTVRMTFIGECTRFENYAGGSGFYQSE from the coding sequence ATGGCCACTCAAAAGCGCCGCTTCGAAAACTCCGGTGATCCTGCGATCTCGGCAATCAAGCTCCCGCCGCACTCGCTCGAAGCCGAGCAATCCCTGATTGGCGGCATTCTGCTCGACAACCAGGCCTGGGAGCGCGTCGCCGATCTCGCCAGCGAAACCGATTTCTATCGCGACGACCATCGACGCATCTTCCGGCATATCAGCAAGCTGCTTGACCTCGGCAAGCCTGCCGACGTCGTCACCGTCTTCGAATCCCTCGAGAAAAACGGCGAATCCGAGCAGGCCGGCGGGCTCGCCTATCTTGCGGAGATCGCCAACGGCACGCCATCGGCCGCCAACATCCGCCGCTACGCCGAAATCGTCCGCGAGCGCGCGATCTTGCGCAAACTCGTGAGCGTCGGCGACGAGATCGCCGCGTCCGCGCTCAGCGCGACCGGCCGCGACGCCAAGACCCTGCTCGACGAAGCGGAAGCCAAGGTCTTCGAGATCGCCGAATCGAGTGCCCGCAGCACCACCGGCTTTGTCTCGATCCAGCCCATTCTCAAGCAGGTCGTCGACCGCGTGCAGGAGCTCTACGACCGCGACAACCCCTCGGAGGTCACGGGCGTGCCGACCGGTCTGGTTGACCTCGACGACAAGACGTCCGGCCTCCAGCCCTCGGACATGATCATCGTCGCCGGCCGTCCTGCGATGGGCAAGACCACCTTTGCGCTCAACATCGCCGAGCACGTTGCCATCGACTGCAAACTGCCCGTCGCGATCTTCTCGATGGAAATGCCCGGCACCCAGCTCGCGACCCGCTTCATCTCCTCGGTTGGCCGCATCGACCAGGGAAAGATCCGCACCGGCCGGCTCGGTGACGAGGACTGGCAGCGCCTCACGATGGCGATGGGCAAACTCTACGACGCCCCGCTCTTCATCGACGAGACGCCCGGCCTCAACCCCATCGACCTGCGTGCCCGAGCGCGGCGCCTTTCGCGCCAATGCGGCAAGCTCGGCCTCATCGTCATCGACTACCTGCAACTCATGGTCGGCACCAAGGAGAGCGACAACCGCGCCGCCGAGCTGTCCGAGATCTCGCGCTCGATCAAGTCGCTCGCCAAGGAACTGCACGTCCCCATCGTCGCCCTGTCCCAGCTCAACCGGAGCCTCGAGCAGCGCCCCAACAAGCGCCCGGTGATGTCGGACCTGCGCGAATCGGGCGCCATTGAGCAGGACGCGGACATCATCATGTTCATCTACCGGGACGAGGTCTATAACCCGGACTCGCCCGACAAGGGCACGGCCGAACTCATCATCGGCAAGCATCGTAACGGCCCGACTGGAACTGTGCGCATGACCTTTATCGGCGAATGCACGCGTTTCGAGAATTACGCGGGCGGGTCGGGTTTTTATCAGAGCGAATGA
- a CDS encoding alpha/beta hydrolase, translated as MALTAQAQALLEMVYRVGAPRFHELSVAQARHSFDKLQFVFGGEPEAVASTMEVPMARPDGTALLARLYRPIAADPSQVLPVVIYFHGGGWCVGSVQSHDVLCRQLANRSGCAVLSVDYRLAPEHPFPAAVEDAVFAVEWARENASRLRVDPLRMALAGDSAGGTLSIVAALMQRDRGADPLRFLCLIYPCTEIVSSRLSREIYGSGYFLDRESLVWFFERYLPGGNTDDWQASPLKAESFRNLPPMLVVTAECDPLHDDGVALVERVRSDGGRVEHLEVEGMVHGFLALGTWFPEAHDAVERISGRLRQGLGEGTDAV; from the coding sequence ATGGCTCTTACTGCTCAAGCTCAGGCTTTGCTGGAAATGGTTTATCGCGTCGGGGCGCCGCGCTTTCATGAACTCAGCGTGGCTCAGGCGAGGCATTCGTTCGACAAATTGCAGTTTGTATTCGGCGGCGAACCAGAGGCGGTTGCGTCCACAATGGAGGTGCCTATGGCGCGACCTGACGGGACCGCACTTTTGGCACGGTTGTATCGGCCGATAGCGGCCGACCCGAGCCAGGTCCTACCGGTGGTGATTTACTTTCACGGTGGCGGATGGTGCGTGGGGAGCGTGCAGAGCCATGATGTGCTTTGCCGGCAACTCGCCAACCGCTCGGGTTGCGCTGTGCTATCGGTGGATTATAGATTGGCTCCCGAACATCCCTTTCCTGCGGCTGTCGAGGACGCCGTGTTTGCCGTCGAATGGGCGCGGGAAAACGCGTCACGGCTGAGGGTGGATCCTCTCCGTATGGCTTTGGCTGGGGATAGCGCAGGAGGGACTCTTTCGATTGTTGCGGCACTGATGCAGCGTGATCGCGGCGCGGACCCGCTGCGTTTCCTGTGCCTGATCTACCCGTGCACGGAAATCGTGAGTAGCCGCCTCTCGCGCGAGATTTACGGGTCGGGTTATTTTCTCGATCGCGAGAGTTTGGTTTGGTTTTTCGAGCGCTATCTGCCTGGTGGGAACACGGATGACTGGCAGGCCTCCCCCCTGAAGGCGGAATCTTTCAGGAATCTCCCGCCGATGCTGGTGGTTACCGCGGAGTGCGATCCGCTTCATGATGATGGTGTGGCGCTGGTTGAGCGTGTGCGCTCCGATGGGGGCAGGGTCGAACATCTCGAGGTTGAGGGGATGGTGCATGGTTTCCTTGCCTTGGGAACGTGGTTCCCCGAAGCACATGACGCGGTCGAACGTATTTCCGGGCGGCTGCGTCAGGGACTGGGTGAGGGGACGGATGCGGTATAA
- a CDS encoding nucleotide sugar dehydrogenase — MTTVAVIGLGYVGLPLAVEFGRKFKTLGFDLSASKIAAYREHNDPTGEVSREDLRTATMLSCHTDPRVIAQADFVVVAVPTPVDQAHQPDFSPLVGASRTVGQNLKRGAIVVFESTVYPGATEDVCIPIIERESGLKWKEGFFVGYSPERINPGDKERTVTKITKVVSGDTPATLAKVSEMYGAIITAGVYPASSIKVAEAAKVIENTQRDLNIALMNELAVIFHKMDIDTLEVLQAAGTKWNFLPFRPGLVGGHCIGVDPYYLTHKAEMLGYHPDVILAGRRINDGMGKYIAEQTVKQLIQAGHSVRGCDVIVMGLTFKENCPDLRNSKVIDVIRELRSFGCRVHVHDAVAVSTEAEHEYGEALVPWEQLPRATAIVAAVSHKAYLEMPLTKISEKLLPDGIFVDVKSAYDRDAMAMAGVTVWRL; from the coding sequence ATGACGACGGTCGCCGTTATTGGCCTGGGCTATGTCGGCCTGCCGCTTGCCGTGGAGTTCGGCAGAAAATTCAAGACCTTGGGCTTTGATCTTTCGGCCTCCAAGATCGCAGCATATCGCGAGCACAACGATCCAACCGGAGAGGTATCCCGCGAGGATTTACGCACGGCGACCATGCTTTCGTGCCATACGGATCCGCGCGTGATCGCGCAGGCGGATTTTGTTGTTGTCGCGGTTCCGACGCCGGTGGATCAGGCGCATCAGCCCGATTTTTCACCCCTGGTCGGCGCGTCGCGGACGGTTGGGCAGAATCTGAAGCGCGGGGCAATCGTCGTGTTCGAATCGACGGTGTACCCCGGTGCGACCGAGGATGTCTGCATTCCGATCATCGAACGCGAATCCGGCCTGAAATGGAAGGAGGGCTTTTTCGTCGGGTACTCCCCCGAACGCATCAACCCGGGCGACAAGGAGCGTACGGTCACGAAGATCACCAAGGTGGTTTCGGGCGATACCCCCGCCACGCTGGCAAAGGTCAGCGAAATGTACGGGGCCATTATCACTGCGGGGGTCTATCCGGCGAGTTCGATCAAGGTCGCGGAGGCGGCGAAGGTCATCGAAAACACGCAGCGGGACCTCAACATCGCATTGATGAATGAGTTGGCAGTGATTTTCCACAAGATGGATATCGACACGCTCGAGGTGCTTCAGGCCGCCGGGACGAAATGGAACTTCCTGCCGTTCCGCCCGGGCCTCGTCGGTGGGCACTGCATCGGCGTCGACCCCTATTATCTGACGCACAAGGCGGAAATGCTCGGGTACCACCCGGACGTGATCCTGGCGGGGCGGCGCATCAATGACGGGATGGGAAAATATATCGCCGAGCAGACGGTCAAGCAACTGATTCAGGCGGGGCACTCGGTGCGTGGTTGCGACGTCATTGTCATGGGGCTGACATTCAAGGAGAACTGCCCGGATCTTCGCAACAGCAAGGTCATCGACGTCATTCGCGAACTGCGCAGCTTCGGCTGCAGGGTGCATGTCCATGACGCGGTTGCAGTATCGACAGAGGCCGAGCACGAGTATGGCGAGGCGCTCGTGCCGTGGGAGCAACTGCCACGCGCGACGGCAATAGTCGCAGCCGTTTCCCACAAGGCTTATCTGGAAATGCCGCTCACGAAGATTTCCGAGAAATTGCTGCCGGACGGCATCTTCGTGGATGTGAAGTCGGCGTACGACCGGGATGCAATGGCGATGGCTGGTGTAACCGTGTGGCGACTCTAG
- a CDS encoding site-specific recombinase codes for MDRLLEQLGNPEYDELAQWKALIGHLRPPRANDTAGAETRLLRLIDMLKSRPALRQRLSDAFRRMFRERKQVSLYASSGLLPSTGFFSETARRISGRLLPDYIDTAYMKDVLAVLFWRPDDEVWVNAVSDELWCELICTVLGNETPVSEIDGRELPGAIAEILEALRVLSYHASAIGLDPEFIRIDPDLEEHESVFLAQNAELVAYIRHYAQWWATSSTLVEDEKHVQVMLDQCDEVLQRIRRRAAKLGTSLTLTFKLERLQQHLRRMGRLVHLLAGLRKRRMLADVAPQIVALFKELVRAECRKHRLSDYLGKNVELLSRRMTESASKTGEHYITATRREYFGILGSAALGGFIIALMAAFKLVLAKQGNAPLTAALTFCLNYGIGFVIIHVIGGTVATKQPAMTANAIAASIGETRGKTRDLDNLVELIARTIRSQLAAIVGNIGIAIPVATVLGVIVHATTGAHFVSPEKARVLLDEIDPVGGAVFFAALAGVCLFLSGLISGYYDNLCAYGRIPDRLLQLRWPRLLLGARRMERIAAYVENNLGVLAGNFFFGFLLGGVTALGVLLGLPLDIRHIAFSSAYVGYASVGLDFALGWKAAALAAGGIALIGLTNLAVSFSLTLYVAMRARRITFAQGRTLVWMTLRRFLARPQDFFFPPRNQLTPEQRDTAKEIGTLGS; via the coding sequence ATGGATCGACTGCTAGAACAGCTGGGGAACCCGGAATACGACGAACTCGCGCAGTGGAAAGCCCTCATCGGACACTTGCGCCCGCCCCGGGCGAACGACACGGCGGGCGCGGAAACCCGGCTGCTGCGGCTGATCGATATGCTCAAATCGCGTCCGGCGCTGCGGCAACGCCTGTCGGACGCGTTCCGCCGGATGTTCCGCGAGCGCAAACAGGTCTCGCTGTACGCGTCGTCCGGCCTGCTGCCATCGACGGGATTTTTCTCCGAAACGGCGCGGCGCATCTCCGGCCGGCTCCTGCCCGACTACATCGACACCGCCTACATGAAGGACGTGCTCGCCGTCCTGTTCTGGCGGCCCGACGACGAAGTGTGGGTCAATGCCGTTTCCGACGAACTGTGGTGCGAACTCATCTGCACGGTCCTCGGCAACGAAACGCCCGTATCGGAAATCGATGGCCGTGAACTGCCCGGCGCCATCGCCGAAATCCTGGAGGCGCTGCGCGTACTGTCCTACCACGCCAGCGCGATCGGCCTCGACCCCGAGTTCATCCGCATCGATCCCGACCTCGAAGAACACGAGTCCGTCTTCCTTGCGCAGAACGCCGAACTGGTCGCTTACATCAGGCACTACGCGCAGTGGTGGGCAACCTCGTCGACGCTCGTGGAAGACGAGAAACACGTCCAGGTCATGCTCGACCAGTGCGACGAGGTCCTGCAGCGCATCCGGCGCCGCGCCGCCAAGCTCGGCACCAGCCTCACCCTGACATTCAAACTCGAACGCCTTCAACAGCACCTGCGCCGCATGGGCCGCCTGGTACATCTGCTGGCCGGCCTGCGCAAACGCCGCATGCTCGCGGATGTCGCCCCGCAGATCGTCGCCCTGTTCAAGGAACTGGTGCGCGCAGAATGCCGCAAGCACCGGCTTTCCGACTATCTCGGCAAGAACGTCGAACTGCTGTCGCGGCGCATGACCGAAAGCGCCAGCAAGACCGGCGAGCACTACATCACCGCGACGCGCCGCGAATATTTCGGCATCCTGGGTTCGGCCGCACTCGGCGGATTCATCATCGCACTGATGGCCGCATTCAAGCTGGTGCTCGCCAAACAGGGCAATGCGCCGCTCACCGCTGCGCTGACCTTCTGCCTGAACTACGGCATCGGATTCGTCATCATCCACGTCATCGGCGGCACCGTCGCCACCAAGCAGCCGGCGATGACGGCCAACGCGATCGCCGCCTCGATCGGCGAAACCCGTGGCAAGACGCGCGATCTCGACAATCTGGTCGAACTGATTGCGCGCACGATTCGCAGCCAACTGGCCGCCATCGTCGGCAACATCGGCATCGCGATTCCCGTGGCGACCGTGCTCGGCGTGATCGTTCATGCCACCACCGGGGCGCATTTCGTCTCCCCGGAGAAGGCCCGCGTGCTGCTCGACGAGATCGATCCCGTCGGCGGAGCCGTCTTCTTTGCGGCACTTGCCGGGGTGTGCCTCTTCCTGTCCGGACTCATCTCTGGCTACTACGACAATCTTTGCGCCTACGGGCGGATTCCGGATCGCCTCCTGCAGCTGCGCTGGCCTCGTCTCCTCCTCGGCGCCAGGCGCATGGAGCGCATCGCTGCCTATGTGGAGAACAACCTCGGAGTCCTCGCGGGCAACTTCTTCTTCGGCTTCCTCCTCGGCGGCGTCACCGCCCTCGGCGTACTCCTGGGCCTTCCCCTCGACATCCGCCACATCGCCTTCTCCTCGGCCTATGTCGGCTACGCCAGCGTCGGCCTGGACTTCGCCCTCGGGTGGAAAGCGGCAGCCCTCGCCGCCGGCGGCATCGCGCTCATCGGCCTGACAAACCTTGCCGTAAGCTTCTCCCTGACGCTCTATGTGGCGATGCGCGCGCGCCGCATCACCTTTGCACAGGGCCGAACGCTCGTGTGGATGACCCTCCGACGCTTTCTTGCCCGCCCGCAGGATTTCTTCTTCCCGCCCCGCAACCAACTCACCCCGGAGCAACGCGACACCGCAAAGGAGATCGGCACACTCGGCTCCTGA
- a CDS encoding ATP-binding cassette domain-containing protein has product MPLLSVENACLAFGHVDLLDHAEFQLDGGERVALIGRNGSGKSSLLKALAGQAALDDGSVWRQSGLKVAYVPQEADFPLDRDVFATIADGLGDAARLLVEYHDAMHAVAESASAEALARLDALQHAVDAADAWRLNQRVDEVIVRLALPGEALVSSLSGGGVKRVALARALVSEPDLLLVDEPTNHLDLDGILWLESLIRDFRGAVIVITHDRVFLDNVATRIVELDRGRLSSYPGRFSDYQRRKAEELDAEAKANARFDKVLAQEEVWIRKGVEARRTRNEGRVRRLEALRRDRAARRDRLGNVKLAVDKGEQSGQMVAELTDVTKRFGDRAVVRDFSTRIMRGDRVGLIGPNGAGKTTLLKLILGEIAPDGGTVRRGTRQTVAYFDQLRAQLDPELPLTEVISPGSDFVEIGGERKHVIGYLGDFLFAPQRARSPVKSLSGGERNRLLLARLFARPANVMVLDEPTNDLDIETLDLLEELLAGYDGTLFLVSHDRAFLDNVVTQVIAAEGDGRWGEYAGGYADWQRVRHAAAEREAEEAKAATPKPAAPAAAKPAAAKSGKLTFNEKRELDALPDRIAALEAEQTALHVRMADPALYQQAPQEVARIKARLDELDGEIEAALARWEALESRAG; this is encoded by the coding sequence ATGCCGCTTCTGTCTGTCGAAAATGCCTGCCTTGCGTTCGGCCACGTCGATCTGCTCGATCACGCCGAATTCCAGCTCGATGGCGGGGAGCGGGTCGCCTTGATCGGACGCAACGGCTCGGGCAAGTCCAGCCTGCTGAAGGCGCTGGCCGGGCAGGCTGCGCTCGATGACGGGTCGGTGTGGCGCCAGTCCGGCCTCAAGGTGGCGTATGTGCCGCAGGAGGCGGATTTTCCGCTCGATCGCGACGTCTTCGCGACGATTGCCGATGGTCTGGGAGACGCTGCACGCCTGCTCGTCGAGTATCACGACGCGATGCATGCGGTGGCCGAGTCCGCGAGCGCGGAGGCGCTGGCACGGCTGGACGCCTTGCAGCATGCGGTGGATGCGGCCGACGCGTGGCGGCTCAATCAGCGCGTGGACGAGGTCATCGTCCGCCTCGCGCTGCCGGGCGAGGCGCTGGTTTCGAGCCTGTCGGGCGGCGGGGTGAAGCGCGTGGCGCTCGCGCGGGCGCTCGTCTCGGAACCCGATCTGCTGCTGGTCGACGAACCGACGAACCATCTCGACCTCGATGGCATCCTCTGGCTCGAATCGCTGATCCGCGACTTTCGCGGTGCGGTGATCGTGATCACGCACGACCGGGTGTTTCTCGACAACGTCGCGACGCGCATCGTCGAGCTCGACCGCGGCCGCCTGAGCAGCTACCCCGGTCGATTCAGCGATTACCAGCGCCGCAAGGCGGAGGAGCTCGATGCCGAGGCCAAGGCCAACGCACGCTTCGACAAGGTTCTCGCGCAGGAGGAGGTGTGGATCCGCAAGGGCGTCGAGGCGCGCCGGACCCGCAACGAGGGGCGCGTCCGGCGACTCGAGGCGTTGCGGCGCGATCGTGCCGCCCGGCGCGATCGCCTGGGCAACGTGAAGCTCGCGGTGGACAAGGGCGAGCAGAGCGGCCAGATGGTTGCCGAGCTGACCGACGTCACCAAGCGTTTCGGCGACCGCGCGGTGGTGCGCGATTTTTCCACCCGCATCATGCGCGGCGACCGCGTCGGCCTGATCGGGCCGAACGGTGCGGGCAAGACCACGCTGCTCAAGCTCATCCTCGGCGAGATCGCGCCCGACGGCGGCACCGTGCGCCGCGGCACACGCCAGACCGTCGCCTATTTCGACCAGTTGCGTGCCCAACTCGACCCCGAACTGCCGCTGACCGAAGTCATCAGCCCGGGCTCGGATTTCGTCGAGATCGGCGGCGAACGCAAGCATGTCATCGGCTACCTGGGCGATTTCCTGTTCGCGCCGCAGCGCGCCCGCTCGCCGGTGAAGTCCCTGTCGGGCGGCGAGCGCAACCGACTCCTGCTCGCGCGCCTGTTTGCACGGCCGGCGAACGTCATGGTGCTCGACGAGCCGACCAACGACCTCGATATCGAAACGCTCGACCTGCTCGAAGAGCTGCTTGCGGGTTACGACGGCACGCTTTTCCTCGTCAGCCACGATCGCGCCTTCCTCGACAACGTCGTGACCCAGGTGATCGCGGCCGAGGGCGACGGACGCTGGGGCGAGTATGCCGGTGGCTATGCGGACTGGCAGCGGGTGAGGCATGCCGCCGCCGAGCGCGAGGCCGAGGAAGCAAAGGCCGCTACGCCGAAGCCTGCCGCTCCGGCCGCGGCCAAACCCGCGGCAGCGAAAAGCGGGAAACTCACGTTCAACGAGAAGCGCGAACTCGATGCCCTGCCCGATCGCATTGCCGCGCTCGAGGCCGAGCAGACCGCATTGCATGTACGCATGGCGGATCCCGCGTTGTATCAGCAGGCGCCGCAGGAAGTTGCCCGCATCAAGGCGCGGCTCGATGAGCTCGACGGCGAGATCGAAGCAGCGCTCGCCCGCTGGGAGGCACTGGAAAGTCGCGCCGGCTGA
- a CDS encoding LemA family protein — protein MSMSAAIALGALVLALLYAIVVYNGLVRLKHNIAKAWANIDVLLKQRHDELPKLVEVCRQYKQFEQETLQRVTEARARIASARAQQDVAALGKAEGMLRTGLGQIFAVAEAYPELRANEHFMQLQTRITALENGIADRREWYNESVNLHNVRIEQFPDAFVAQMFQFESKPLLVFANAEKSDVDLKALFGT, from the coding sequence ATGAGCATGTCCGCAGCCATCGCGCTCGGGGCACTGGTCCTCGCCCTGCTGTATGCGATCGTCGTCTATAACGGTCTGGTCCGGCTCAAGCACAACATCGCCAAGGCGTGGGCGAACATCGACGTTCTGCTCAAGCAGCGCCACGACGAATTGCCCAAGCTGGTCGAAGTGTGCCGGCAATACAAGCAGTTCGAACAGGAAACCCTGCAGCGGGTGACGGAAGCACGCGCACGGATTGCCAGTGCGCGCGCGCAGCAGGACGTCGCCGCGCTGGGCAAGGCGGAAGGCATGCTGCGGACCGGGCTCGGACAGATTTTCGCCGTTGCCGAGGCGTATCCGGAGCTGCGTGCCAACGAGCACTTCATGCAGTTGCAAACGCGCATCACGGCGCTGGAAAACGGCATCGCGGATCGCCGCGAGTGGTACAACGAATCGGTCAATCTGCACAACGTCCGCATCGAGCAGTTCCCCGATGCCTTCGTCGCACAGATGTTCCAGTTCGAATCGAAGCCGCTCCTCGTCTTCGCGAACGCGGAAAAATCCGACGTCGACCTGAAGGCCCTGTTCGGCACGTGA
- a CDS encoding HDOD domain-containing protein — MTFIDTPFASADAYVDFLSAQDVPVLHRTVQEFGALAAHDSTGGRQVAAVVIADPLMTLKVLTTLQARRGPKQNHDITTIERAIMMMGVTPFFEAFSRLGTVEERLAAHPQALVGVLRTIGRARRAAHLARDWAILRHDLDVDEITVAALLMDAVEIMCWTFAPAMTQRVFEMQRANRWLRRSDAQRSVFGVTAHQIQEGLVRAWKLPELLVTLMDAGQAGNPRVRNVLLANAVARHLQSGWDNDALPDDIAELSELVHLSPELLLARLGAPAEDLHRFFPPAT; from the coding sequence ATGACCTTCATCGATACCCCGTTCGCATCGGCCGACGCGTATGTGGATTTCCTGTCGGCACAGGATGTGCCCGTGCTGCACCGGACCGTGCAGGAATTCGGGGCGCTTGCGGCCCACGACTCGACCGGCGGCAGGCAGGTCGCGGCCGTCGTGATTGCGGACCCGCTGATGACCCTGAAGGTGCTGACCACCCTCCAGGCCCGACGCGGGCCGAAGCAGAATCACGACATCACGACGATAGAACGGGCCATCATGATGATGGGCGTCACCCCGTTCTTCGAGGCCTTTTCCAGACTGGGCACGGTGGAAGAGCGCCTGGCCGCTCACCCCCAGGCGCTGGTCGGGGTGTTGAGAACGATAGGCCGTGCGCGACGCGCCGCCCATCTTGCGCGCGACTGGGCGATCCTGCGCCATGACCTCGACGTGGACGAGATCACCGTCGCGGCCCTGTTGATGGACGCCGTCGAGATCATGTGCTGGACGTTTGCACCGGCGATGACGCAGCGGGTGTTCGAAATGCAGCGCGCGAACCGCTGGCTGCGCCGTTCCGACGCGCAGCGGTCGGTCTTCGGCGTCACGGCCCACCAGATCCAGGAAGGGCTGGTACGCGCGTGGAAACTGCCGGAATTGCTCGTCACGCTGATGGATGCAGGCCAGGCGGGCAATCCGCGCGTGCGCAACGTGCTGCTCGCAAACGCCGTTGCACGTCACCTGCAATCGGGCTGGGACAACGACGCCCTTCCCGACGACATCGCCGAACTGAGCGAACTGGTGCACCTGAGCCCGGAACTGCTGCTCGCACGGCTCGGCGCCCCGGCCGAAGACCTCCACCGCTTCTTCCCGCCCGCAACCTGA
- a CDS encoding oxidoreductase — MNTPFKAFLIDQDENRKIVSRLTTLDAAQLDAGEVLIRVHYSSINYKDALAATGAGKIIRRFPCVGGIDMSGEVVESADARFKPGDQVIATSFDIGVAHHGGYAEYARVPAGWVVPLPQGLDLFEAMALGTAGFTAALGIVRMEDNGLAPANGPVVVTGATGGVGGLAIDMLARLGYHVVALTGKEAEGDYLRMLGAAEIKLRSTIDLDKVRPLEAAQWAGAVDNVGGPILHWVLATMKQAGTVASIGNAASFKLDTTVFPFILRGVSLLGIDSGYMEFPTRQRVWDRLASDLKPRHLAAVTRTIAFDDLPAAFDAYIKGAVKGRTVVRIAG; from the coding sequence GTGAATACACCCTTCAAGGCTTTCCTGATCGACCAGGACGAGAACAGGAAGATCGTCAGCCGCCTGACCACCCTCGATGCGGCACAACTGGATGCAGGCGAGGTCCTCATCCGCGTTCATTACTCCAGCATCAACTACAAGGACGCTCTCGCGGCGACCGGTGCCGGCAAGATCATCCGCCGCTTCCCGTGTGTCGGCGGCATCGACATGAGCGGCGAGGTCGTCGAGAGCGCCGATGCGCGCTTCAAGCCCGGCGACCAGGTCATCGCGACCAGTTTCGACATCGGCGTGGCGCATCACGGCGGTTATGCCGAGTATGCGCGCGTGCCCGCGGGCTGGGTCGTGCCCTTGCCGCAGGGGCTGGACCTGTTCGAAGCGATGGCCCTGGGCACCGCCGGCTTCACCGCGGCGCTGGGCATCGTGCGCATGGAAGACAACGGCCTCGCGCCCGCGAACGGGCCGGTCGTCGTGACCGGCGCCACCGGCGGCGTCGGCGGCCTGGCGATCGACATGCTCGCGCGCCTCGGTTATCACGTGGTGGCCCTGACCGGCAAGGAGGCGGAAGGCGACTACCTCAGGATGCTCGGGGCGGCGGAAATCAAGCTGCGCAGCACGATCGACCTCGACAAGGTGCGCCCGCTCGAGGCCGCGCAGTGGGCCGGCGCGGTCGATAACGTCGGCGGGCCGATCCTCCACTGGGTCCTCGCCACGATGAAGCAGGCCGGCACTGTCGCCAGCATCGGCAATGCCGCGAGCTTCAAGCTCGACACCACGGTGTTCCCGTTCATCCTGCGTGGCGTCAGCCTGCTGGGCATCGATTCCGGCTACATGGAGTTCCCCACCCGCCAGCGGGTGTGGGACCGCCTCGCCTCCGACCTCAAGCCGCGCCACCTCGCTGCCGTTACCCGGACCATTGCGTTCGATGACCTGCCTGCAGCGTTCGACGCCTACATCAAGGGCGCGGTCAAGGGGCGAACGGTCGTTCGGATCGCTGGCTGA